AAAGATAATCAGGGTATTTTGCGTTTAGCCAAAGAAGGCGGGCATTCGGAACACCGGATTTTACATTCTGCGGATGCCACAGGGCGTGAAATTCAACGTGCCTTACTGCAAGCCTGTGACCAACATCCGAATATCCAAATCACAGACCAGTTATTTGCCGTTGATTTACTCACACAGCATCACCTTGGGCAATATGTAAATCGCGGGAATCCCAACATCACTTGTTTTGGAATTTATGCCTTAGACGTTCGGAAACGAAAAGTCATGAAGATATTAGCCAAAATAACCGTTTTAGCCTCCGGCGGAGCAGGTAATGTATATGCCAGCACAACCAACCCCAGTGTTGCTACCGGAGATGGCGTTGCAATGGTATTAAGGGCCAAAGGCAGAATTGCCAATATGGAGTTTTATCAATTTCACCCCACCGCATTATACGACCCGGGAGTTAGCCCGTCATTCTTAATCACAGAAGCTTTGCGCGGAAAAGGTGCCGTTTTACGCAGCTTTTATGACAAAACGGAGTTTATGTACAAATATGACGAGCGCGGTTCCTTAGCTCCAAGAGACATCGTAGCCAGAGCAATTGATAATGAAATGAAAATATCCGGTTCTAACTATGTGTTTTTAGATGCCCGCCACATTCCTAAAGAAGATTTATTGCAAGAATTTCCCAATATTTACCACAAATGCGCCGAAAAAGGTATCAACTTAAATGAAGATATGATACCTGTTGTGCCGGCGGCTCATTATATGTGCGGGGGCGTTCATGTGGATATGCGGGCACGAACTTCCATCCAAAATTTATATGCTGTGGGCGAAGTTAGCTGCACTGGACTGCACGGCGCGAATAGAC
The window above is part of the Bacteroidia bacterium genome. Proteins encoded here:
- the nadB gene encoding L-aspartate oxidase, which encodes MTKRVDYLIIGSGVAGLFFALKVARAGQSVLVITKQSPSETNTNYAQGGIAGVFASTDSFEKHIQDTLIAGDGLCNEGVVRMVVSEGPNRIRELINFGVEFDKDNQGILRLAKEGGHSEHRILHSADATGREIQRALLQACDQHPNIQITDQLFAVDLLTQHHLGQYVNRGNPNITCFGIYALDVRKRKVMKILAKITVLASGGAGNVYASTTNPSVATGDGVAMVLRAKGRIANMEFYQFHPTALYDPGVSPSFLITEALRGKGAVLRSFYDKTEFMYKYDERGSLAPRDIVARAIDNEMKISGSNYVFLDARHIPKEDLLQEFPNIYHKCAEKGINLNEDMIPVVPAAHYMCGGVHVDMRARTSIQNLYAVGEVSCTGLHGANRLASNSLLEAIVYAENAAQDAAQRIENIDFQAEIANWSEKGTQNPEEWVLISHNTQEVQQIMSNYVGIVRSNLRLERAERRINYLYAETEAFYQRTRLSPELCELRNILACAYLIIKCAKIRKESRGLHFSTSYPEKLKRVYETIV